CCAGTTTTTTACTACAGAGTAATCATATTTATTGTATTCGTTAGGGTCATAAGAAGGCAAAACCGCCATTGCAAGGATTTCGCCGCTCCTTGGGTTCATAACTATTACCGTTCCTCTTTCCGCATCTGTAGCGTCAATCATTTTAGCAAGTTCCTTCTCCGCTACGTGCTGAATGGCTGAATCTATCGTAAGAACCAGCTTTTCACCTTTTATTGGTTTGGAAATTTCCTCGGGGTTAGTGCCAAAATCAAATATAACCCTGCCATGCCCGTCCTTCTGCAAAAAACGTGATTTTACTTTTTCAACTAATCTGGACCCCGTATGCTCCACACCTGCTGATATTTTTGCATCGGGGTTTACATACCCCAAAATGTGAGAAGCTAAAAGACCTTGAGGATAAACCCTTATATTTCTTTTTGCTATATCAAGACCGCCTATTTTGAGTTTGCGAAGCTCAAGCATCTTATCCCTGTCTATCCCTCTCATTATTGTAATTGTGGAATAATTCTGGGAAAGTTTTTCTGTCAGTTTTTTTTTATCAAGCTTCAACACAGGAGCTATAAGTCTTGCAATATCTGCAGGGGTTGTTTCTTTGTCAAAATATTGAGGATGCGCATATACATCATAAACAGAGCCGTCTGTAGCCAGCTTCAAACCGTTTCTGTCAACTATTTCGCCCCTGAAGACAAAAGCCTTGCTCGTTCTCATATGAATTGCTTTTTCTTTAAGCTGTCTCGGGTCAACCAGTTGAAGCTCTATAAGCTTAAGCACCAAAACTAATGCAAGCATTATAAAACATGCCTGCAAAATCCATACCGTTTTATTAAATCTTTTGGGCTTAATTTTAAAAATTCTCATTTATTAGAACCCTATTGCAGAGTTAAAGGAAGAGTTTTTGAAGGTAACTCTTTCTTTCTCCTTTACATCTCGCATTTCAACTTCAATAACTTTTTTAGCCTTATCAAAAGTAGTATTTGCAGCAACTTTATTTTCTACGGAGTAAAAAGATTTTATATTTTCAAGTTTATTTTCAAGTTCAATATTTTCGTAGTTCAACTCGCTGATATGTGTATATAAATTTGCCAAACGATTTTCGCTCAGACTTACAAGTGAATAAACGCATAAAAACGCAACAGCAGAGATACTAATTCCGCTAAGCAAAACCATATTCAGCCTGGTAGCTTTTTTATGGGCTATGTCATTAGCCTTCGACGCAGCATCATTTATACGCTCGGAAGTTTTTTTAACTTCGTGTTTTATATCAAATTCGTGATGTACATACTTTAAAGCAGGCATATTCTACTCCATTTTTCCCTAGACCTTCTTTGCAACTCTCAACTTTGCACTTCTTGAAGGCGGGTTAACTCTAATCTCCTCATCGGTTGCACAGAGCGGTTTTTTATTGATTAATTCAAGCGATTTTGGCGGGCATTTGCAAATCATATCTGCTTTTTTGCAATTGCAATCACTGGATAATTCTCTAAAAATTCTCTTTACAATCCTGTCTTCCAAAGAATGAAATGTGATAACTACTATTCTAGCATTTTTTTCCAAAAATGTTACTACATTTTTCAAGGTATTTTCTACATTTTTAAGCTCAGAATTTACCTCTATCCTAATAGCCTGAAATATTCTTGTAGCAGGGTGTACACGGGAATTCTTATAAGGCAGGGCGTGCTTTATAATGTCAGCCAGCTCCAGGGTTGTTTCTATCTTTTTCTGTGTTCTTTTTTCGACTATAACCCTTGCCAGTCGGCGTGATAAGCGCTCTTCGCCATAGTAATAAAATACATCCGCAAGCTCCTGTTCGCTATAAGTATTAATCAAGTCATAAGCCGTGAAATCACTGTCCAAATCAAACCTCATATCGAGTTTGGCATCCTTTGAAAAGCTAAAGCCGCGTGCCTGAGATGTAAGCTGGTAGTACGATGCGCCTAAATCCAAAAGAACTCCGCCTGTGATTTTAGATATATTTAATCTTCTTAAAGTTTCTTCAAAATTTGAATAACTATCCTTTACAATTGTAACATTTGAGAAAGGTTTGAGTTTTTCTGATGCAATATTTATCGCAACTTCATCAACATCAAAAGCAATCAATTTACCGTCAGGCTGAATTGCAGAAGCTATTTCGAAGCTGTGTCCGCCACCGCCCAATGTACAGTCAAGATAAATCAAGCCGTTTTGGCAATTCAGCCCGTCAACGGCTTCTTTTTTCATGACTGTATAGTGTTTAAATTCTTCGTTCATTATTCAAACTTCAACAATACTTTTAATACACCTTTTTCCTGGGCATATTTGAAAGCTTCAACAGCCTGACTAAAGCTGTATGTAGCGCTAATCAGAGATTTGAAGTCAAATATTTTCTTCCCAAGCAGTCTTAAAGCGGGTCTGAATTGACCGCAGCGTGAGCCTACAATAGTTATTTCGTCGATAACTACAGGCGCTAAATTCAAAGGTTTCTCGGCAGCGACCGTGCTTTTTAAAACCAAAATACCTCTTGGTTTAACAAGTTCAATTGCCTTTTCGAACCCGTTCACAGAGCCTGTAGCGTCTACAACTATATCATAGCATTTTGATTCTGTGGTATTTTCAAGCAATTGGGTTTTTACACCCTGTTTTTCAATGATTTCCAGTTTATTGGCATGTTTTCCTATAGTAACGATTTCGGCATTTGTAGTTGAAAGCACAAGCGAAACCAAAAGCCCCAGTTTTCCGTCACCTAATACCGCAACTTTCGCCGCAGGTTCAATATGCACCTGTTCCAGAATTTCAAACGCAGCTGCAATCGGCTCTGTTAGTACTGCTTCTTCATCCGAAATATTTTCAGGCACTTCAATAAGGTTAGCTAAAGGCATTGTAAGATACTCACAAAAACAACCGTCTTTTTTAAAGATGCCTAAAGTTTCACGATTTTTACAATGACGCTGCATATTATTGAAACAGTCAGGGCAATTTTCGCAGCCTAAATTTATTTCGCCTACTACCCTTTTACCTAAAAGAGTTTTGTCTTCATCGTTTATTTCGATAACTTTGCCGACGAACTCATGCCCGCAAATTCCCGAAAAACCCATATAGCCTTTTGTAATTTCAACATCCGTATTGCAAATTCCTGCAGTGGAAATTTTTATTAAGGCTTCACCTTTTTTTAGTGTAGGGTTTTTATAATTATCAATAAGTTTTAGTTCCTTATCAAATACTAATGCT
This Candidatus Gastranaerophilales bacterium DNA region includes the following protein-coding sequences:
- a CDS encoding penicillin-binding transpeptidase domain-containing protein; protein product: MRIFKIKPKRFNKTVWILQACFIMLALVLVLKLIELQLVDPRQLKEKAIHMRTSKAFVFRGEIVDRNGLKLATDGSVYDVYAHPQYFDKETTPADIARLIAPVLKLDKKKLTEKLSQNYSTITIMRGIDRDKMLELRKLKIGGLDIAKRNIRVYPQGLLASHILGYVNPDAKISAGVEHTGSRLVEKVKSRFLQKDGHGRVIFDFGTNPEEISKPIKGEKLVLTIDSAIQHVAEKELAKMIDATDAERGTVIVMNPRSGEILAMAVLPSYDPNEYNKYDYSVVKNWVLSDVYPPGSTFKIITVASALNTGKMSKYDTVYDSGTIKIEGWPIENYDYKKFPCPGDIDLPYLLEHSSNV
- a CDS encoding alcohol dehydrogenase catalytic domain-containing protein, which produces MRALVFDKELKLIDNYKNPTLKKGEALIKISTAGICNTDVEITKGYMGFSGICGHEFVGKVIEINDEDKTLLGKRVVGEINLGCENCPDCFNNMQRHCKNRETLGIFKKDGCFCEYLTMPLANLIEVPENISDEEAVLTEPIAAAFEILEQVHIEPAAKVAVLGDGKLGLLVSLVLSTTNAEIVTIGKHANKLEIIEKQGVKTQLLENTTESKCYDIVVDATGSVNGFEKAIELVKPRGILVLKSTVAAEKPLNLAPVVIDEITIVGSRCGQFRPALRLLGKKIFDFKSLISATYSFSQAVEAFKYAQEKGVLKVLLKFE
- the rsmH gene encoding 16S rRNA (cytosine(1402)-N(4))-methyltransferase RsmH, whose product is MNEEFKHYTVMKKEAVDGLNCQNGLIYLDCTLGGGGHSFEIASAIQPDGKLIAFDVDEVAINIASEKLKPFSNVTIVKDSYSNFEETLRRLNISKITGGVLLDLGASYYQLTSQARGFSFSKDAKLDMRFDLDSDFTAYDLINTYSEQELADVFYYYGEERLSRRLARVIVEKRTQKKIETTLELADIIKHALPYKNSRVHPATRIFQAIRIEVNSELKNVENTLKNVVTFLEKNARIVVITFHSLEDRIVKRIFRELSSDCNCKKADMICKCPPKSLELINKKPLCATDEEIRVNPPSRSAKLRVAKKV